The Sporosarcina ureae genome includes a region encoding these proteins:
- a CDS encoding sulfurtransferase TusA family protein — MIQSDNVLDAKGLACPMPIVKTRKMMKDMEDGQVLEVQSTDSGTTADLQAWTESAGHQYVGNVKEADVWRHFVRKAGQEDQSQKEYPFTVDNDHLMEQLQHPDAVLLDVREEAEYAFAHIPGALSIPLGQLSERMASLSKDSKIFVVCRTGNRSDMACRKLVANGFERVTNVIPGMSEWNSETENTAGGMNK, encoded by the coding sequence ATGATTCAGTCAGATAATGTGTTAGACGCAAAAGGTCTTGCTTGTCCGATGCCAATTGTGAAGACGAGAAAGATGATGAAAGACATGGAAGACGGCCAAGTGCTTGAAGTCCAGTCGACAGATTCAGGTACTACTGCAGATTTACAGGCGTGGACGGAAAGTGCTGGTCATCAATACGTTGGGAATGTGAAGGAAGCAGATGTATGGCGCCATTTCGTACGAAAAGCAGGCCAGGAAGATCAGTCGCAAAAAGAATATCCATTTACAGTCGACAATGATCACTTGATGGAACAGCTGCAACACCCTGACGCTGTGCTACTAGATGTTCGTGAAGAAGCTGAATATGCATTTGCTCACATACCTGGTGCCCTATCTATACCTCTTGGCCAGTTGAGTGAACGCATGGCGTCCTTGAGTAAAGACAGCAAGATCTTCGTAGTATGTCGAACGGGTAATCGCAGTGATATGGCATGCCGAAAACTAGTCGCAAATGGATTTGAACGTGTCACGAATGTAATTCCTGGCATGTCGGAATGGAATAGCGAGACGGAAAATACAGCAGGGGGTATGAATAAATGA
- a CDS encoding MBL fold metallo-hydrolase yields the protein MRIIQSSEVAKHVMAKESLFILDVRNEGAFEDWKIEGEQVRHLNVPYFDLLDGIEDIEGRLPKDEEILVVCAKEGSSIMVAKILEEAGFSVGYLLGGMKAWSEYLEPVKIADLKSGGELYQFVRLGKGCLSYMIMSGGEAAIVDATRMTDVYVDFAAKHGVKITNVLDTHLHADHISGGRQIAEATGATYWLPPKDAEEAVFEYAVLEGDTCIQIGDTKIDIQALYSPGHTIGSTSFIVDDSYLMTGDILFIDSIGRPDLAGLAEDWVSDLRESLYSRYKKISEDLIVLPAHFMVIDELNEDGSVAEKLSVLYETNHGLNIQDEKEFRELVTDNLPPQPNAYQEIRQMNMGKIQPDVETQREMEIGPNRCAVR from the coding sequence ATGAGAATTATTCAATCAAGTGAAGTAGCGAAGCACGTTATGGCAAAAGAATCATTATTCATTTTGGATGTGCGAAATGAAGGCGCATTTGAAGATTGGAAAATTGAAGGGGAGCAAGTGCGCCATTTAAATGTACCGTATTTTGATTTATTGGATGGCATTGAAGATATTGAAGGCCGGTTGCCAAAGGATGAAGAGATCCTAGTTGTCTGTGCAAAAGAAGGCTCATCTATCATGGTGGCGAAAATCCTGGAAGAAGCAGGATTCTCTGTAGGTTACCTTTTAGGTGGGATGAAAGCGTGGAGCGAGTATCTTGAACCGGTGAAAATTGCCGATTTGAAATCGGGTGGCGAGCTCTATCAATTCGTCCGTCTTGGTAAAGGGTGTCTTTCGTATATGATCATGTCGGGTGGAGAAGCGGCAATCGTGGACGCAACACGTATGACGGATGTGTACGTGGATTTTGCTGCGAAACACGGCGTCAAGATCACAAACGTACTGGATACGCACTTGCACGCTGATCATATTTCGGGTGGTCGTCAGATCGCAGAAGCGACGGGTGCAACATATTGGTTGCCTCCGAAAGATGCAGAAGAGGCAGTATTTGAATATGCAGTGTTAGAAGGTGATACATGTATTCAGATAGGTGATACGAAAATTGATATTCAAGCACTTTATTCGCCAGGACACACCATTGGTTCGACTTCATTTATCGTCGATGACAGCTATTTGATGACAGGCGATATTCTGTTTATTGATTCGATTGGACGTCCAGATTTAGCGGGTTTAGCGGAGGATTGGGTAAGTGATTTACGTGAGTCTTTATATAGTCGCTACAAAAAAATATCGGAGGACTTAATCGTCTTGCCGGCTCACTTTATGGTGATAGATGAGTTGAATGAAGATGGTAGCGTGGCGGAGAAGCTTAGCGTATTGTATGAAACAAATCATGGCTTGAATATTCAAGATGAAAAAGAGTTTAGAGAATTAGTTACTGATAACTTGCCTCCGCAGCCAAACGCCTACCAGGAAATTCGCCAGATGAATATGGGGAAGATCCAGCCTGACGTAGAAACGCAACGCGAGATGGAGATTGGTCCAAATCGCTGTGCGGTACGGTAA
- a CDS encoding sulfurtransferase TusA family protein, with protein MNTTTFLDAKGLACPMPIVRAKKAMKDLQAGDILEIHTTDKGSVSDLTAWAASGNHEIKDQQQESDVFKFWIQKG; from the coding sequence ATGAATACAACAACATTTTTAGACGCTAAAGGCTTGGCATGCCCAATGCCGATCGTACGTGCAAAGAAAGCCATGAAAGACTTGCAAGCAGGGGACATTCTTGAAATCCATACGACAGACAAAGGTTCAGTGTCCGATCTGACTGCATGGGCGGCTTCTGGTAATCATGAAATAAAAGATCAGCAACAAGAATCAGATGTCTTTAAATTCTGGATCCAAAAAGGATAA
- a CDS encoding sulfite exporter TauE/SafE family protein, whose translation MTIPFIITIFLIGFVGSFLSGMMGIGGAIVKYPMLLFIPALLGFAAFTPHEVSGITAVEVFFASLSGVFAYRKSNLILKPLVLYMGISVLVGSVIGGAGSSMLAEATVNIIYGILAVMAAIMMFIPKKGLDDQPIDEITFNRFIASSAAFIVGLAAGIVGAGGAFIMVPIMLVILKIPTRVTIATSLAITLLSSVGSASGKLLTGQVPYGPALVMIVASIIAAPIGVKVSRKVNTKVLQSILAILIMASAVKIWWDIF comes from the coding sequence ATGACGATTCCATTTATTATTACGATCTTCCTCATTGGCTTCGTTGGCTCATTCCTTTCAGGTATGATGGGAATTGGCGGTGCAATTGTCAAATATCCAATGTTGTTATTTATTCCTGCGTTACTTGGCTTTGCTGCGTTTACACCACATGAAGTATCTGGAATTACTGCAGTTGAAGTGTTTTTTGCATCACTTTCAGGAGTATTCGCGTATAGAAAGAGTAACTTAATATTGAAACCACTTGTCCTCTATATGGGAATCAGTGTATTAGTCGGCAGTGTGATCGGCGGCGCTGGTTCTAGTATGCTAGCAGAAGCGACGGTTAACATCATCTATGGTATTTTAGCCGTTATGGCGGCAATTATGATGTTCATTCCTAAAAAGGGTCTCGACGATCAGCCGATTGATGAAATTACATTTAATCGCTTCATCGCTTCCAGTGCGGCCTTTATCGTCGGTTTGGCAGCTGGGATTGTCGGAGCTGGCGGTGCATTCATTATGGTGCCGATTATGCTCGTGATACTAAAGATACCGACACGCGTGACGATCGCTACGTCCCTTGCAATTACGCTATTGTCATCTGTGGGCTCGGCATCAGGCAAGCTCCTAACAGGTCAAGTACCTTATGGACCGGCGCTCGTCATGATTGTCGCAAGCATCATTGCAGCGCCGATCGGTGTAAAAGTCAGTCGTAAAGTAAACACCAAAGTATTACAAAGCATTCTAGCCATACTCATCATGGCCTCCGCCGTGAAAATCTGGTGGGACATATTCTAA
- a CDS encoding O-acetylhomoserine aminocarboxypropyltransferase/cysteine synthase family protein, which produces MTNLQPETILLHGGQKPDPETGSRALPIHRTTSYVFRDTEHAQNLFGLKEAGNIYTRITNPTVAVFEERVAQLEGGTAAVALSSGMAAIAFSILNIAGTGDEIVAASNLYGGTYNLFAVTLPRYGITVKFVDASDPKNFEAAITDKTKALFAETIGNPSLQVLDVEAIANIAHENGIPLLVDNTFPSPYGSNPIEYGADVVIHSATKWIGGHGTTIGGVAVDAGKFDWTQGKFPGFTELDESYHGLRYGIDTAAAAFATKLRVQLLRDFGPCLSPDSAFNLLQGLETLHLRVPRHNENAQKVAAFLQDHPAVEWVTYTGLENHPTAELANKHLKNGYGSIIVFGIKGGRDAGRQVIDNVEIWSHVANVGDAKSLIIHPASTTHQQLSVEDLKNSGVSEELIRLSVGLESVDDMIADLKQAIEKAVN; this is translated from the coding sequence ATGACGAATTTACAGCCAGAAACGATACTATTACACGGAGGGCAAAAACCGGATCCGGAAACAGGTTCACGGGCTTTACCGATTCATCGTACGACTTCTTATGTATTCAGAGACACAGAACACGCACAAAATCTATTTGGCTTGAAAGAAGCAGGCAATATCTACACACGAATTACCAACCCGACAGTAGCTGTCTTTGAAGAGCGTGTCGCACAGCTAGAAGGCGGAACGGCAGCAGTTGCATTGTCTTCGGGTATGGCGGCCATTGCATTCTCTATTCTCAATATTGCTGGGACAGGTGATGAAATCGTTGCAGCGAGCAATCTTTACGGTGGTACATACAATTTATTTGCTGTGACATTACCGCGCTATGGCATCACAGTGAAATTTGTTGACGCATCTGATCCAAAGAACTTTGAAGCAGCTATTACGGATAAAACGAAAGCATTGTTTGCAGAAACAATTGGTAACCCGAGCTTGCAAGTTCTGGACGTGGAAGCTATTGCAAATATTGCACATGAAAATGGAATTCCGTTGCTCGTAGACAATACATTCCCTTCTCCTTATGGGTCAAATCCAATCGAATACGGAGCGGATGTAGTCATTCACTCGGCGACGAAATGGATTGGCGGACACGGTACGACTATCGGTGGTGTGGCAGTGGATGCAGGGAAATTCGATTGGACACAAGGTAAGTTCCCGGGCTTTACAGAGCTGGATGAATCGTATCATGGTTTACGTTACGGAATCGACACGGCTGCTGCAGCTTTCGCAACGAAACTGCGCGTGCAATTGCTAAGAGACTTTGGCCCATGCCTGTCACCGGACAGTGCATTCAACTTGTTGCAAGGTTTAGAAACACTTCATTTACGTGTACCACGCCATAATGAAAACGCACAAAAAGTCGCGGCATTCCTGCAGGATCATCCAGCAGTTGAATGGGTAACCTATACGGGTCTAGAGAATCATCCAACAGCGGAATTGGCCAACAAACATTTAAAAAACGGGTATGGCTCAATTATCGTTTTCGGTATCAAAGGTGGACGCGATGCTGGAAGACAGGTGATTGACAATGTCGAAATTTGGTCTCACGTAGCGAACGTAGGAGATGCCAAGTCATTAATCATACATCCGGCATCTACTACTCATCAGCAGCTGTCTGTGGAAGACTTGAAAAATTCAGGCGTCAGCGAAGAGCTGATCCGCTTGTCAGTAGGGTTGGAGTCAGTAGACGATATGATCGCAGATTTGAAACAAGCAATCGAAAAAGCTGTCAACTAA